The Arsenophonus sp. genome contains a region encoding:
- a CDS encoding LptA/OstA family protein has protein sequence MQADYVTIIPINNNFKEIIMKAYGKPVKFFQNKPNHIIKGSSNTIIYNTKQQSVIFDNNVIIKQLDNYIISDRIIYSILKNKIQALSKKNKLTRTTLFLP, from the coding sequence ATTCAAGCTGATTATGTAACTATCATCCCTATCAATAATAATTTTAAAGAAATTATTATGAAAGCATATGGAAAACCAGTAAAATTTTTTCAAAATAAACCGAATCATATCATAAAAGGATCTAGTAACACAATAATATATAATACCAAACAACAATCTGTCATATTTGATAACAATGTCATTATAAAACAACTTGATAATTACATAATAAGTGATAGAATAATCTATTCTATATTAAAAAATAAAATACAAGCACTATCTAAAAAAAATAAATTAACAAGAACAACTTTATTTCTACCATAA